A single genomic interval of Solimonas sp. K1W22B-7 harbors:
- a CDS encoding MerR family transcriptional regulator — MRPADNKLAPLPEIPRKRYFAIGEVSELCDVKPHVLRYWEQEFPQLRPVKRRGNRRYYQQDDVLMVRRIRSLLYEQGFTIGGARQRLREMPKVSAVAADGLRVANPASMPVQNGNGAAKARPAASGAPRRAQEIQSLRSELESLLRLLPDPE; from the coding sequence ATGCGACCCGCAGATAACAAGCTGGCGCCACTCCCGGAGATCCCGCGCAAACGCTATTTCGCCATCGGCGAAGTCAGCGAGCTTTGCGACGTGAAGCCGCACGTGCTGCGCTACTGGGAGCAGGAGTTCCCCCAGCTGCGTCCCGTGAAGCGCCGTGGCAACCGCCGCTACTACCAGCAGGACGACGTCCTGATGGTGCGCCGTATCCGCAGCCTGCTGTACGAACAGGGCTTCACGATCGGCGGCGCCCGCCAGCGCCTGCGCGAAATGCCCAAGGTCAGCGCCGTGGCGGCTGACGGCCTGCGCGTGGCCAACCCCGCGTCCATGCCGGTGCAGAACGGCAACGGCGCTGCCAAAGCCCGCCCTGCCGCCAGCGGCGCCCCGCGCCGCGCCCAGGAAATCCAGAGCCTGCGCAGCGAGCTGGAATCGCTCCTGCGCCTGCTGCCGGACCCGGAATAA
- a CDS encoding response regulator transcription factor, producing the protein MMQVHQSYPAPTPNGRYQSLTGREIDALELAGTGLSMKSIAQELGISCSTVRWHLKNAYQKLGAVSREDALKKARARQLIGAVIVCQVCACRLSRTLAAHL; encoded by the coding sequence ATGATGCAGGTCCATCAGTCTTACCCGGCGCCGACCCCGAACGGCCGCTATCAATCCCTGACCGGACGCGAGATCGACGCCCTCGAACTGGCCGGCACCGGCCTGTCGATGAAAAGTATCGCCCAGGAACTGGGAATATCCTGCAGCACGGTGCGCTGGCATCTGAAGAATGCGTACCAGAAGCTTGGCGCCGTGTCGCGGGAAGATGCCCTGAAGAAGGCTCGCGCGCGACAACTCATCGGTGCGGTGATCGTGTGCCAGGTTTGCGCCTGCAGGCTCAGCCGGACGCTTGCCGCCCATCTGTAG
- a CDS encoding leucyl aminopeptidase family protein gives MSKILTDAKPGPLAPRAKKAPAVEVLLVDGDLAPLHADVKLPRLPASFRGVVGDRADLAEGARRLIAVGCGRPSDHEQEARFWEAAGAAALDALRALRIDTAALVAPPLPKSVDVQAATNQIALGATLASYRCTAFRSQPPKGHFEVKALQLAAAQWQGTERARQLGDAVNWARALVDAPPNLMTPQGFADAAKELVASGVRVQVLDQKALEKLGANGLLAVGRSSEHPPCMLVCEWSGRREKQVDLGLVGKGLTFDGGGLNLKSTAAIANMKLDMAGAAAVVGAMRVLAQRKAPLNVVAVMPLCENVIDGKGYRPGDVITSLSGLTIEVDNTDAEGRVVLADAISYLIREYRPQRMIDLATLTGAILTALLEEYAGLFTADDALAAELHAASAACGEGLWRMPLTRRQDYIVDSEIADVRNTGNSGLRGAGTSSAIAGAKFLERFAAGTPWAHLDMAGVAMVSRPIIGIPKGATGYGVRLLDAFAERMETN, from the coding sequence ATGTCGAAGATCCTGACCGATGCCAAGCCCGGCCCCCTGGCGCCGCGCGCCAAGAAAGCCCCCGCGGTGGAGGTGCTTCTGGTCGACGGCGATCTCGCTCCGCTGCACGCCGACGTGAAGCTGCCCAGGCTGCCGGCGAGCTTCCGCGGCGTCGTCGGTGACCGGGCCGATCTGGCCGAGGGCGCGCGGCGGCTCATCGCGGTCGGTTGCGGCAGGCCGTCCGACCACGAACAGGAAGCACGCTTCTGGGAAGCCGCCGGTGCGGCGGCCCTCGATGCCTTGCGCGCATTGCGTATCGATACCGCAGCGCTGGTGGCGCCGCCGCTGCCGAAGAGCGTTGACGTGCAGGCCGCGACCAACCAGATCGCGCTGGGGGCGACGCTGGCCTCCTATCGCTGCACGGCGTTTCGCTCGCAGCCTCCCAAGGGACACTTCGAGGTCAAGGCGCTGCAGCTTGCGGCGGCGCAGTGGCAGGGCACGGAGCGTGCGCGCCAGCTCGGCGATGCGGTGAACTGGGCTCGCGCCCTGGTCGATGCGCCGCCCAACCTGATGACGCCGCAGGGCTTCGCCGATGCAGCAAAGGAGCTGGTGGCGTCCGGCGTGCGCGTGCAGGTGCTCGACCAGAAGGCGCTGGAGAAGCTCGGCGCCAATGGCCTGCTGGCCGTGGGCCGCAGCAGCGAGCACCCGCCCTGCATGCTGGTCTGCGAATGGAGCGGACGGCGCGAGAAGCAGGTCGACCTGGGACTGGTCGGCAAGGGCCTGACCTTCGATGGCGGTGGCCTCAACCTGAAGTCCACGGCGGCCATTGCCAACATGAAACTCGACATGGCCGGTGCCGCCGCGGTGGTCGGCGCGATGCGCGTGCTGGCACAGCGCAAGGCGCCGCTCAACGTCGTTGCCGTGATGCCGCTGTGCGAGAACGTCATCGACGGCAAGGGCTATCGGCCGGGTGATGTCATCACCTCGCTGTCCGGCCTCACCATCGAGGTCGACAACACCGATGCCGAGGGCCGCGTGGTCCTGGCCGATGCCATCAGCTACCTGATCCGCGAGTATCGGCCGCAGAGGATGATCGACCTCGCCACGCTCACGGGTGCCATTCTCACGGCCCTGCTCGAGGAGTATGCCGGCCTGTTCACGGCCGACGACGCCCTGGCCGCCGAGCTGCATGCCGCCAGCGCGGCCTGCGGGGAGGGCCTGTGGCGCATGCCGCTGACCAGGCGGCAGGACTACATCGTCGATTCCGAGATCGCCGACGTCCGCAATACCGGGAATTCCGGCCTGAGGGGCGCGGGCACGTCGTCCGCGATCGCCGGCGCCAAGTTCCTGGAGCGGTTCGCGGCCGGTACGCCCTGGGCGCACCTGGACATGGCCGGCGTTGCCATGGTGAGCCGGCCGATCATCGGCATCCCCAAGGGGGCTACGGGCTACGGTGTGCGCCTGCTCGACGCCTTTGCGGAACGCATGGAAACGAATTGA
- a CDS encoding NAD(P)/FAD-dependent oxidoreductase, whose translation MPETAQSFDVIIIGAGIAGASIAAEIGAGLRVALLEQEAQPGYHTTGRSAAVFAESYGGPVVRVLSRASRPFFDQPPQGFSDTLLLRPRGFLFIAREDQQEALEAFADEPDLRSSSRRLTPEQARGCMPPLRREYLAAALLDPGASDIEVHALHQGYLSRLRRNGGRLLCQVRVDGIERCAAGWRVQSQAGVFAAPLLVNAAGAWADRVGAMAGVAGIGLQPLRRTAALVDVPGHDGLEHWPLTIDIDEQFYFKPDAGRLMLSPGDETPSEPCDAQPEDLDLAIAVDHIERATTLDIRRMHSRWAGLRSFVADRTPVAGYAPDAAGFFWLAGQGGYGIQTAPALSRFAAAQLLGRGVPTDLADLGLETAALSPARLRASPA comes from the coding sequence ATGCCTGAAACAGCCCAGTCCTTCGACGTCATCATCATCGGTGCCGGTATCGCCGGTGCCAGCATTGCGGCCGAGATCGGCGCGGGCCTGCGTGTGGCCTTGCTGGAGCAGGAAGCCCAGCCCGGCTATCACACCACCGGCCGCTCGGCCGCGGTCTTCGCGGAGAGCTACGGCGGCCCGGTGGTGCGCGTCCTGTCGCGCGCCAGCCGGCCCTTCTTCGACCAGCCCCCGCAGGGCTTCAGCGACACGCTCCTGTTGCGGCCGCGCGGCTTCCTGTTCATCGCCCGTGAAGACCAGCAGGAAGCGCTGGAGGCCTTCGCCGATGAGCCGGACCTGCGTTCCAGCAGCCGGCGGCTGACGCCGGAGCAGGCACGCGGGTGCATGCCGCCGCTGCGCCGCGAATACCTGGCGGCCGCGCTGCTGGACCCTGGCGCCAGCGATATCGAGGTGCATGCCCTGCACCAGGGATACCTGTCCCGCCTGCGCCGCAACGGCGGGCGCCTGCTGTGCCAGGTCCGCGTGGACGGCATCGAGCGCTGCGCTGCCGGCTGGCGTGTGCAAAGCCAGGCCGGCGTCTTTGCAGCTCCGCTGCTGGTCAACGCGGCGGGCGCATGGGCCGACCGGGTGGGCGCCATGGCCGGCGTGGCCGGCATCGGCCTGCAGCCGCTGCGCCGCACCGCTGCCCTGGTCGACGTGCCGGGCCATGACGGGCTGGAGCACTGGCCCTTGACCATCGACATCGACGAGCAGTTCTATTTCAAGCCCGATGCAGGCCGGCTGATGCTCTCGCCCGGCGACGAGACGCCCAGCGAGCCCTGCGATGCCCAGCCCGAGGATCTGGACCTGGCGATCGCGGTGGATCACATCGAACGCGCCACCACGCTGGACATCCGCCGCATGCACAGCCGCTGGGCCGGGCTGCGCAGCTTCGTCGCCGACCGCACGCCGGTCGCCGGCTACGCGCCGGACGCTGCGGGATTCTTCTGGCTTGCCGGGCAGGGCGGTTACGGCATCCAGACGGCGCCGGCGCTGTCGCGCTTCGCCGCCGCCCAACTGCTGGGGCGCGGCGTGCCGACGGACCTGGCAGACCTCGGACTCGAAACGGCTGCACTGTCCCCGGCGCGGCTGCGCGCCAGCCCGGCCTGA
- a CDS encoding MFS transporter codes for MHPSPVSAAPPITRGLLFVFALPGILQGFMHAPAQSILQGIYAKESGLALVALGGAVLLVRVCDIATDLLIGYFSDRSAERGISRKWWMAAGTAVTIVSLWFLFRPPPQVSIGYYGGWFLLANIGWSLCEIPYRSWSLEFSPEARQRTRITTWIAMATMVGSVLFYVVGPAGKAMGVLKSGELNMEMLGLTAVLVALLLPLLNFYALWKVPDGQSRAASGHRPPPESIRLLLASVLGNVPLMRLILVFSVCNLMSGLSGSVSLLYMTNYLGLGAEANLVLALALPIAMLGLPLWGWLAQRYPLQRVWAVGLGMAGVAYTGLGLLPPHPGTLLYGLVGTLVVFFALSTLIAAPVILGDIIDYGKEHYGVDRAGLYVSCQTQVVKAVNALAAGGGLIFLGWMGFDATKSGADITPQALLALKLTAAWAPALGMISAGLMLWFLPISAESRKLAAARSPSPVPGVEVT; via the coding sequence TTGCACCCTTCCCCTGTTTCTGCGGCACCCCCGATCACACGCGGCCTGCTGTTCGTCTTCGCGCTGCCCGGCATCCTGCAGGGCTTCATGCACGCGCCCGCGCAGTCGATCCTGCAGGGCATCTACGCGAAGGAATCCGGGCTGGCGCTGGTCGCGCTGGGCGGGGCGGTGCTGCTGGTGCGCGTCTGCGACATCGCCACGGACCTCCTGATCGGCTACTTCTCCGACCGCAGCGCCGAGCGCGGCATCAGCCGCAAATGGTGGATGGCCGCGGGCACCGCCGTCACCATCGTCTCGCTGTGGTTCCTGTTCCGGCCACCGCCGCAGGTCAGCATCGGCTACTACGGCGGCTGGTTCCTGCTCGCGAACATCGGCTGGTCGCTCTGCGAGATTCCCTACCGCTCCTGGAGCCTGGAGTTCTCGCCGGAAGCCAGGCAGCGCACGCGCATCACCACCTGGATCGCCATGGCCACCATGGTCGGCTCGGTGCTGTTCTATGTCGTGGGGCCGGCCGGCAAGGCCATGGGAGTGCTGAAGTCCGGCGAACTCAACATGGAAATGCTGGGGCTCACCGCGGTACTCGTGGCCCTGCTGCTGCCGCTGCTGAACTTCTATGCCCTGTGGAAGGTGCCGGACGGCCAGTCCCGCGCCGCATCCGGCCACCGACCGCCGCCCGAGAGCATCCGCCTGCTGCTCGCATCGGTGCTGGGCAATGTGCCGCTGATGCGGCTGATCCTGGTGTTCTCGGTCTGCAACCTCATGAGTGGGCTGTCGGGGAGCGTAAGCCTGCTGTACATGACCAACTACCTGGGCCTGGGGGCCGAGGCGAACCTCGTGCTGGCCCTCGCGCTGCCCATCGCCATGCTGGGGCTGCCGCTCTGGGGCTGGCTCGCGCAGCGCTATCCCCTGCAGCGGGTCTGGGCGGTCGGCCTCGGCATGGCCGGCGTGGCCTACACGGGACTGGGCCTGCTGCCGCCCCACCCCGGCACCCTGCTCTATGGCCTGGTCGGCACCCTCGTCGTGTTCTTCGCGCTGTCCACGCTGATCGCCGCGCCGGTGATCCTGGGCGATATCATCGACTACGGCAAGGAGCACTACGGCGTCGACCGCGCCGGACTCTACGTGTCCTGCCAGACGCAGGTCGTCAAGGCGGTCAACGCACTCGCGGCCGGCGGCGGCCTGATCTTCCTCGGCTGGATGGGATTCGATGCGACCAAGTCCGGTGCCGACATCACCCCGCAAGCGCTGCTCGCGCTCAAGCTGACCGCCGCCTGGGCCCCCGCGCTGGGAATGATCAGCGCCGGCCTGATGTTGTGGTTCCTGCCGATCAGCGCCGAATCCCGCAAGCTCGCCGCCGCCCGCTCGCCCAGTCCCGTACCCGGAGTCGAAGTCACGTGA
- a CDS encoding M81 family metallopeptidase — protein MKIFSAFLATETNTSGVVPTGSVDFEARGFFRGDASLRNPSGFGASHALLRQLAAADGHTIVESLTAHAQPSGITLRSVYEQYRDWILEDLKAAMPLQGVILIMHGAMVAEGYDDCEGDTIQKVRDLVGPGVPIGVELDLHCHFSEQMRTQADVVIAYKEYPHTDTMERLEELYRLVVRQAEGSIRPVTAVHDLRMIGLWHTTQEPMRSFVDRMQSLEGKDGILSVSLGHGFPWGDTPDTGAKLWVVADSELAGAQALADQLGREFWELRHQTWQPPLSIAATIEEIRRAPEGPIVLADVADNPGGGAMSDSTFILQGLLEAGVHDAVLGVYWDLGAVSLCQSAGVGARLKLRIGGKCGPKSGDPVDLQVTVKAIVPDHFNHGLGFRWSFGTGVWVQTDQGMDIALCTSRGQVLSCEAFENLGIPLAGRKVIVVKSTQHFHAAFAPMARQVLYVGAPGSITQNFAEMSFTRRDNRFWPRVEDPRR, from the coding sequence GTGAAGATCTTCAGCGCCTTCCTCGCCACCGAGACCAACACCTCCGGCGTGGTCCCCACCGGCAGCGTCGACTTCGAGGCCCGCGGCTTCTTCCGCGGCGATGCCAGCCTCAGGAATCCCTCCGGCTTCGGCGCCTCGCATGCCCTGCTCAGGCAGCTGGCCGCTGCGGACGGGCACACGATCGTCGAAAGCCTTACCGCCCATGCCCAGCCTTCGGGCATCACCCTGCGCTCCGTCTACGAGCAGTATCGCGACTGGATCCTCGAAGACCTGAAGGCGGCGATGCCGCTGCAGGGCGTGATCCTGATCATGCATGGCGCCATGGTCGCGGAAGGCTATGACGATTGCGAAGGCGACACGATCCAGAAGGTCCGCGATCTGGTCGGCCCCGGCGTGCCCATCGGCGTGGAGCTCGACCTGCACTGCCATTTCAGCGAGCAGATGCGCACGCAGGCCGACGTCGTCATCGCCTACAAGGAATACCCGCATACCGACACCATGGAGCGGCTGGAGGAGCTCTACCGCCTGGTCGTCCGGCAGGCCGAGGGCAGCATCAGGCCGGTGACCGCCGTGCACGACCTGCGCATGATCGGCCTCTGGCACACCACGCAGGAGCCGATGCGCTCCTTCGTCGATCGCATGCAGTCGCTGGAAGGCAAGGACGGCATCCTGTCGGTGTCGCTGGGCCACGGCTTTCCCTGGGGCGACACCCCGGACACCGGCGCCAAGCTCTGGGTGGTCGCCGACAGCGAGCTTGCCGGCGCCCAGGCGCTGGCCGACCAGCTGGGCCGGGAATTCTGGGAACTGCGACACCAGACCTGGCAGCCGCCCCTGTCGATCGCGGCCACGATCGAGGAAATCCGGCGGGCGCCGGAAGGCCCCATCGTCCTGGCCGATGTCGCGGACAACCCGGGCGGCGGCGCCATGAGCGACAGCACCTTCATCCTGCAAGGCCTGCTGGAGGCCGGCGTCCACGATGCCGTGCTCGGCGTCTACTGGGACCTCGGTGCGGTCAGCCTGTGCCAGAGCGCAGGCGTCGGCGCGCGACTCAAGCTGCGCATCGGCGGCAAATGCGGCCCCAAGTCCGGCGATCCGGTCGATCTGCAGGTCACGGTCAAGGCCATCGTGCCCGATCACTTCAACCACGGGCTCGGCTTCCGCTGGTCCTTCGGCACCGGGGTATGGGTGCAAACCGACCAGGGCATGGACATCGCCTTGTGCACTTCGCGCGGCCAGGTCCTGTCCTGCGAGGCCTTCGAGAATCTCGGCATCCCGCTGGCCGGCAGGAAGGTCATCGTGGTGAAGTCCACGCAGCATTTCCACGCGGCCTTCGCGCCGATGGCCAGGCAGGTGCTCTACGTCGGCGCCCCCGGGTCGATCACGCAGAACTTCGCCGAAATGAGCTTCACCCGGCGCGACAACCGTTTCTGGCCCCGCGTCGAAGATCCGCGGCGCTAG
- a CDS encoding threonine ammonia-lyase: MLSVSFDSVVAARERLRGQINPTPLTRSRVLSEMTQANVWLKFENFQFTASFKERGALNKLLSLDTAQRQAGVVAVSAGNHAQGVAYHATRLGIRSLIVMPGGTPFVKVRNTQKLGAEVILWGDSLAEAASHMEEEYVGRRGMTLVHPYDDPQVIAGQGTVALEMLESEPGLDMLVVPVGGGGLIGGVAVAAQASPGVRVVGVESARYPCAQAALSGDPSMVSGGQTIAEGIAVRTVGRLPLEILRALKPMLLSVDEAGIERAIALLASIEKVIVEGAGAAGLAALLSHGTAFAGRNVGIVLTGGNIDTRLLASVLMRQLVQESRLVALSIEVEDRPGFLSRVAGCIGESGGNIVQVGHDRLQGGIHAKSASLEVQLEAQDEGHVERIVRDLESAGFRALLLR, encoded by the coding sequence ATGCTCTCCGTCAGTTTCGACAGCGTCGTGGCCGCCCGCGAGCGCTTGCGCGGACAGATCAATCCGACGCCCCTGACCCGCTCGCGGGTGCTGTCGGAAATGACGCAGGCGAACGTGTGGCTGAAGTTCGAGAACTTCCAGTTCACCGCCAGCTTCAAGGAGCGCGGCGCCCTCAACAAGCTGCTGTCCCTGGATACCGCGCAGCGCCAGGCGGGCGTGGTCGCGGTGTCCGCCGGCAACCATGCCCAGGGTGTCGCCTACCATGCGACACGGCTGGGCATCAGGAGCCTGATCGTGATGCCGGGCGGCACCCCCTTCGTCAAGGTGCGCAACACGCAGAAGCTCGGCGCCGAGGTGATCCTCTGGGGCGACTCCCTGGCGGAGGCCGCCAGCCACATGGAGGAGGAGTACGTCGGCAGGCGCGGCATGACGCTGGTGCATCCCTACGACGATCCGCAGGTCATCGCCGGACAGGGCACCGTGGCGCTCGAGATGCTGGAGTCCGAGCCCGGCCTGGACATGCTGGTGGTTCCGGTGGGCGGCGGCGGGCTGATCGGCGGCGTTGCCGTGGCGGCGCAGGCAAGCCCCGGGGTCCGGGTGGTCGGCGTGGAATCGGCGCGCTATCCCTGCGCACAGGCGGCCCTCAGCGGCGATCCGTCGATGGTGAGCGGCGGCCAGACCATCGCCGAGGGCATCGCGGTCCGCACCGTCGGCCGCCTGCCGCTGGAAATCCTGCGCGCGCTGAAGCCGATGCTCCTGAGCGTGGACGAAGCCGGGATCGAGCGCGCCATCGCGCTGCTGGCCAGCATCGAGAAGGTGATCGTCGAAGGCGCGGGTGCCGCCGGCCTCGCCGCCCTGCTCAGCCACGGCACTGCATTCGCCGGACGCAACGTCGGCATCGTGCTCACCGGCGGCAACATCGACACACGCCTGCTCGCTTCTGTCCTGATGCGCCAGCTGGTCCAGGAATCCCGGCTGGTGGCGCTGTCGATCGAGGTGGAGGACCGGCCGGGCTTCCTGTCGCGGGTGGCCGGCTGCATCGGCGAATCCGGCGGCAACATCGTCCAGGTCGGGCACGATCGCCTGCAGGGCGGCATTCATGCCAAGAGCGCATCGCTGGAAGTGCAGCTCGAGGCCCAGGACGAAGGGCATGTCGAGAGGATCGTCCGCGACCTCGAGTCGGCAGGGTTCAGGGCGCTGCTGCTCAGGTAG
- a CDS encoding DUF1611 domain-containing protein, producing MGTPESKPDPAATAASRPLATTITLRQPYLLFLGDASHASRAKTALGIRDWAPETCAGQLRLADCAVDLELPELTPAQAAQQGIGSLLIGIAPIGGQFSESWLPTLFAAVEAGLDIVSGLHAKLGDVPGLADAAKARGVRLIDVRCPPPGLPVGSGRKRSGKRLLTVGTDCALGKKYTALALTRALRAQGIDADFRASGQTGIMISGTGIPMDAVISDFTAGAAECLSPDAAAGHWDIVEGQGSLFHPAYAGVTLGLVHGSQPDAMVLCHEPGRSHIWGYPDFPTPSLQTAIEEYERAARLTNPKARVVGIAFNTSMLDDTERAQLLADTERELGLPCFDPLKSPLDAVIRNILSL from the coding sequence ATGGGAACCCCGGAATCCAAGCCTGACCCGGCCGCAACAGCGGCCTCCCGGCCGCTGGCCACCACCATCACCCTGCGCCAGCCCTACCTGCTGTTCCTGGGCGACGCCAGCCACGCCTCGCGCGCCAAGACCGCGCTGGGCATCCGCGACTGGGCGCCCGAAACCTGCGCCGGACAGCTGCGTCTCGCGGACTGCGCCGTGGACCTGGAGTTGCCGGAACTGACGCCGGCGCAGGCCGCGCAGCAGGGCATCGGCTCGCTGCTGATCGGTATCGCGCCGATCGGCGGCCAGTTCAGCGAAAGCTGGCTGCCGACCCTGTTCGCCGCCGTGGAAGCCGGGCTGGACATCGTCAGCGGACTGCATGCAAAGCTCGGCGACGTGCCTGGCCTGGCCGACGCGGCCAAGGCCCGCGGCGTGCGCCTGATCGATGTGCGCTGCCCGCCGCCCGGCCTGCCGGTGGGCTCGGGCCGCAAGCGCAGCGGCAAGCGCCTGCTCACCGTGGGCACCGACTGCGCGCTGGGCAAGAAATACACCGCGCTGGCACTGACCCGCGCGCTGCGCGCCCAGGGTATCGACGCGGATTTCCGCGCCAGCGGCCAGACCGGCATCATGATCTCCGGCACCGGCATCCCGATGGATGCCGTCATCTCCGACTTCACCGCCGGCGCCGCCGAGTGCCTGTCGCCCGACGCCGCGGCCGGCCACTGGGACATCGTCGAAGGCCAGGGCTCGCTGTTCCACCCGGCCTACGCGGGCGTCACCCTGGGCCTGGTGCACGGCTCGCAGCCCGACGCGATGGTGCTGTGCCACGAACCGGGCCGCAGCCACATCTGGGGCTACCCCGACTTCCCCACTCCCTCGCTGCAGACCGCCATCGAGGAGTACGAGCGCGCGGCGCGCCTGACCAACCCGAAGGCACGCGTCGTCGGCATCGCCTTCAACACCTCGATGCTCGACGACACCGAACGCGCACAGCTGCTGGCCGACACCGAGCGCGAGCTGGGCCTGCCCTGCTTCGATCCGCTGAAGAGCCCGCTCGACGCCGTGATCCGCAACATCCTCAGCCTCTGA
- a CDS encoding dipeptide epimerase, which produces MTRKLSAHSETWQAVAPFRITGRTYLEFQTLVAEIGDGSFSGRGEGMGIYYMGDTAESMLAQIESVRVEIEAGADRQALRTLLPPGGARNTLDAALWDLESRISGKSVWALAGVEARTVETVYTIGIEAEPEAMGEKAARVTHPLLKIKLDGDRPVERVEAIRRRRPDARLVVDANQGWSFEQLREIAEPMKRLGVLFIEQPLRRGGDAELEGYQSPLPLAADESCLHMGELEQAARRYQMINIKLDKCGGLTEGLGLARAARERGLGLMVGCMGGSSLAVAPAHVLAQLCDYVDIDGPLLLKNDRIGGFSYDSGQVSLPPSGFCWGH; this is translated from the coding sequence ATGACCCGCAAGCTCAGCGCCCACTCCGAAACCTGGCAGGCCGTCGCGCCCTTCCGCATCACCGGACGTACCTACCTCGAGTTCCAGACCCTCGTCGCCGAGATCGGCGACGGCAGCTTCAGCGGACGCGGCGAAGGCATGGGCATCTACTACATGGGCGACACCGCCGAATCGATGCTGGCGCAGATCGAGTCGGTGCGCGTCGAGATCGAGGCCGGTGCCGACCGCCAGGCGCTGCGCACGCTGCTGCCGCCCGGCGGCGCCCGCAACACGCTGGACGCCGCGCTCTGGGACCTGGAATCCCGCATCAGCGGCAAGTCCGTCTGGGCCCTCGCCGGCGTCGAGGCCCGGACGGTGGAGACGGTCTACACCATCGGCATCGAGGCCGAGCCGGAGGCCATGGGCGAGAAGGCCGCGCGGGTGACGCACCCGCTGCTGAAGATCAAGCTCGATGGCGATCGCCCGGTGGAACGCGTCGAGGCGATCCGCCGCCGCCGGCCGGACGCACGCCTGGTGGTCGACGCCAACCAGGGCTGGAGCTTCGAACAGTTGCGCGAGATCGCCGAGCCGATGAAGCGCCTGGGCGTGCTCTTCATCGAGCAGCCGCTGCGCCGCGGCGGCGACGCCGAGCTGGAGGGCTACCAGTCGCCCTTGCCACTGGCCGCCGACGAGTCCTGCCTGCACATGGGCGAGCTGGAGCAGGCCGCGCGCCGCTACCAGATGATCAACATCAAGCTCGACAAGTGTGGCGGCCTGACCGAGGGCCTGGGCCTGGCACGCGCGGCGCGCGAGCGCGGCCTCGGCCTGATGGTCGGCTGCATGGGCGGCAGCTCGCTGGCGGTAGCGCCGGCCCACGTGCTGGCACAGCTCTGCGACTACGTCGACATCGACGGCCCGCTGCTGCTGAAGAACGACCGCATCGGCGGCTTCAGCTACGACTCCGGCCAGGTCAGCCTGCCGCCGTCGGGCTTCTGCTGGGGCCACTGA